In Artemia franciscana chromosome 4, ASM3288406v1, whole genome shotgun sequence, a single window of DNA contains:
- the LOC136026407 gene encoding type-2 ice-structuring protein-like → MSVKSLCLIISIAIAALSEAAIANARADSSLADKKQKATCPDGYTQACFQDGCYCYAIKEPVYWARAISRCRQDGTDIVSIHSAEEHQFLNEFIPGDAWLGVLFKDTHWADGTLVDYDPTSWYINEPYYLHYLDVETGFWYLSSTLSDEKYVVCKVPAVNAN, encoded by the exons aTGTCAGTAAAGTCTTTGTGTCTAATCATCTCAATCGCAATCGCTGCCTTAtcag AGGCGGCAATTGCTAATGCAAGAGCAGACAGCTCCTTAGCAGACAAAAAGCAGAAAGCCACCTGTCCAGACGGATACACCCAAGCCTGTTTTCAGGACGGATGCTACTGCTACGCCATTAAAGAGCCGGTTTATTGGGCAAGGGCAATTTCAAGATGTAGACAAGATGGTACAGACATTGTTTCCATTCACTCGGCTGAAGAGCATCAATTTTTGAATGAGTTCATTCCAGGTGATGCATGGCTTGGAGTCTTATTCAAAGATACACACTGGGCAGATGGTACACTTGTTGACTATGATCCTACGAGCTGGTATATAAACGAACCTTATTATCTTCACTATTTAGATGTTGAAACAGGTTTCTGGTATCTATCATCCACTTTGAGTGACGAAAAATACGTTGTCTGTAAGGTGCCTGCAGTCAATGCAAACTGA
- the LOC136026405 gene encoding snaclec mucrocetin subunit beta-like has translation MSVKSLCLIISIAIAALSDAAIANSRADSSLADKKQKATCPDGYTQACFQDGCYCYAIKEPVYWARAISRCRQDGTDIVSIHSAEEHQFLNEFIPGDAWLGVLFKDTHWADGTLVDYNTWSWYENERYYRHYLDVETGYWYLSSTLSDEKYVVCKVPAVNAN, from the exons aTGTCAGTAAAGTCTTTGTGTCTAATCATCTCAATCGCAATCGCTGCCTTATCag ATGCGGCAATTGCTAATTCAAGAGCAGACAGCTCCTTAGCAGACAAAAAGCAGAAAGCCACCTGTCCAGACGGATACACCCAAGCCTGTTTTCAGGACGGATGCTACTGCTACGCCATCAAAGAACCGGTTTATTGGGCAAGGGCAATTTCAAGATGTAGACAAGATGGTACAGACATTGTTTCCATTCACTCGGCTGAAGAGCATCAATTTTTGAATGAGTTCATTCCAGGTGATGCATGGCTTGGAGTCTTATTCAAAGATACACACTGGGCAGATGGTACACTTGTTGACTATAATACTTGGAGCTGGTATGAAAACGAACGTTATTATCGTCACTATTTAGATGTTGAGACAGGTTACTGGTATCTATCATCTACTTTGAGTGACGAAAAATACGTTGTCTGTAAGGTGCCTGCAGTCAATGCAAACTGA